The Pseudolabrys sp. FHR47 genome contains a region encoding:
- a CDS encoding DUF6494 family protein, whose amino-acid sequence MTKAKSTQTARDKAIEAAVSQFMKSIDHATRREIEKRLRKAIADGIVKPGDSVTAGMGLKSPDADLDVAVFGKIKL is encoded by the coding sequence GTGACCAAGGCGAAATCGACCCAGACGGCGCGGGACAAGGCCATCGAGGCCGCCGTCAGCCAGTTCATGAAGTCGATCGACCACGCCACGCGGCGCGAGATCGAAAAGCGCCTGCGCAAAGCCATCGCCGACGGCATCGTGAAGCCCGGCGACAGCGTCACCGCTGGCATGGGGCTGAAAAGCCCCGATGCCGATCTCGACGTCGCCGTGTTCGGCAAGATCAAGCTGTAG